A genomic window from Gossypium hirsutum isolate 1008001.06 chromosome D10, Gossypium_hirsutum_v2.1, whole genome shotgun sequence includes:
- the LOC107930745 gene encoding probable protein phosphatase 2C 38 isoform X1: MISGSLMRMMPPCWRPSVEGEDSSGGDDANGRVDGLLWYKDLGDHVTGEFSMAVIQANNLLEDHSQLESGPLSLYESGPHGTFVGIYDGHGGPATARFINEHLFGYIKKFTTENGGMSADVINKAFLATEEDFLALVRKKWLNDPHMASVGSCCLVGIVCSGMLYIANAGDSRVVLGRLDNTYKEVKAVPLSSEHNASVESVREELRSLHPNDPQIVVLKHTVWRVKGIIQISRSIGDAYLKSAEFNRDPLLPKFRVPEPFDKPILSAEPETLVQKLDPEDQFLIFASDGLWEHLSSQEAVDIVNTCPRNGIARKLVKAALRVASKKREMRYSDLKKIDRGVRRHFHDDITVIVLFLDFHLISQSYWQGPLVSIRGGVGVSGHGIC, encoded by the exons ATGATATCGGGATCATTAATGCGAATGATGCCGCCCTGCTGGAGACCTTCCGTCGAGGGTGAAGATTCGAGTGGAGGTGATGATGCTAATGGTAGGGTTGACGGACTATTGTGGTACAAAGATTTAGGAGACCATGTTACCGGTGAGTTTTCAATGGCAGTAATTCAAGCAAACAATCTATTGGAAGACCATAGCCAACTCGAATCAGGTCCATTGAGCTTATATGAATCGGGGCCTCATGGGACATTTGTGGGAATCTACGATGGTCATGGTGGTCCAGCTACTGCTAGGTTTATAAATGAACACCTTTTCGGCTATATCAAGA AGTTTACAACTGAGAATGGTGGAATGTCGGCAGATGTAATCAACAAAGCATTTTTGGCAACTGAGGAGGATTTTCTTGCTCTTGTGAGGAAGAAATGGCTAAATGACCCGCATATGGCTTCTGTCGGTTCGTGTTGTTTGGTAGGAATAGTTTGTAGCGGAATGCTATATATTGCAAATGCGGGAGATTCTCGAGTGGTCTTAGGAAGATTGGATAATACGTATAAAGAGGTCAAGGCAGTTCCATTATCATCAGAGCACAATGCAAGTGTTGAATCTGTACGGGAAGAGTTACGATCATTACATCCCAATGATCCACAAATTGTGGTCCTCAAGCACACAGTATGGCGTGTGAAGGGTATTATACAG ATTTCGAGATCCATTGGTGATGCTTATCTAAAGAGCGCGGAGTTCAACAGAGATCCTCTATTGCCGAAGTTTAGAGTTCCCGAACCATTCGATAAGCCAATCCTTAGTGCCGAGCCAGAAACATTAGTACAGAAACTTGACCCTGAAGATCAGTTTCTTATATTTGCATCAGATGGTCTATGGGAGCACCTTAGCAGTCAAGAGGCAGTTGATATCGTCAACACCTGTCCACGAAAT GGTATTGCTAGAAAGCTTGTCAAAGCCGCTCTACGCGTAGCATCTAAGAAGAGAGAAATGAGATACTCGGACTTGAAAAAAATCGACCGTGGAGTGAGGAGACATTTTCACGACGATATAACAGTTATAGTTTTGTTTCTGGATTTCCATCTGATAAGCCAAAGCTACTGGCAGGGACCCTTGGTTTCAATCCGTGGTGGTGTTGGAGTCTCCGGACACGGCATTTGCTAG
- the LOC107930745 gene encoding probable protein phosphatase 2C 38 isoform X2, producing the protein MSADVINKAFLATEEDFLALVRKKWLNDPHMASVGSCCLVGIVCSGMLYIANAGDSRVVLGRLDNTYKEVKAVPLSSEHNASVESVREELRSLHPNDPQIVVLKHTVWRVKGIIQISRSIGDAYLKSAEFNRDPLLPKFRVPEPFDKPILSAEPETLVQKLDPEDQFLIFASDGLWEHLSSQEAVDIVNTCPRNGIARKLVKAALRVASKKREMRYSDLKKIDRGVRRHFHDDITVIVLFLDFHLISQSYWQGPLVSIRGGVGVSGHGIC; encoded by the exons ATGTCGGCAGATGTAATCAACAAAGCATTTTTGGCAACTGAGGAGGATTTTCTTGCTCTTGTGAGGAAGAAATGGCTAAATGACCCGCATATGGCTTCTGTCGGTTCGTGTTGTTTGGTAGGAATAGTTTGTAGCGGAATGCTATATATTGCAAATGCGGGAGATTCTCGAGTGGTCTTAGGAAGATTGGATAATACGTATAAAGAGGTCAAGGCAGTTCCATTATCATCAGAGCACAATGCAAGTGTTGAATCTGTACGGGAAGAGTTACGATCATTACATCCCAATGATCCACAAATTGTGGTCCTCAAGCACACAGTATGGCGTGTGAAGGGTATTATACAG ATTTCGAGATCCATTGGTGATGCTTATCTAAAGAGCGCGGAGTTCAACAGAGATCCTCTATTGCCGAAGTTTAGAGTTCCCGAACCATTCGATAAGCCAATCCTTAGTGCCGAGCCAGAAACATTAGTACAGAAACTTGACCCTGAAGATCAGTTTCTTATATTTGCATCAGATGGTCTATGGGAGCACCTTAGCAGTCAAGAGGCAGTTGATATCGTCAACACCTGTCCACGAAAT GGTATTGCTAGAAAGCTTGTCAAAGCCGCTCTACGCGTAGCATCTAAGAAGAGAGAAATGAGATACTCGGACTTGAAAAAAATCGACCGTGGAGTGAGGAGACATTTTCACGACGATATAACAGTTATAGTTTTGTTTCTGGATTTCCATCTGATAAGCCAAAGCTACTGGCAGGGACCCTTGGTTTCAATCCGTGGTGGTGTTGGAGTCTCCGGACACGGCATTTGCTAG